TTTTCATGGACATGTTCTATACTTTTGCacttaattttaagttttgttttttttacaatatttgctagttatatatatgcaaataactcaaattaaaagaataataatggtATTTTGTAGCATTTTTAGATACAATAGCCAAAACGTATACcaacatttaagaaaaatacaaatataacaaaatttatagtgAATAAACTTCGAGAACTAAcctaaaatttgttatatctaCACATTTTTTATCTAATGTTTGTTATGTCTACAACATTGTAATGTTATTAAACTTTGTATCAAAAGTTTGTTATATCTACAACAGTGCTGTATCAACAAATACTTTAGATTTGATTCACAGATTTGCAATTGCCTCGTACATACATAATGACATTAGTATAATCAAGCGCATATCATCTTTACATACATACAACAATTGGgatcaaagaagaagattgtGATTGACCATACTAAATTTTATCCCTAACATAACAAATATGCCAATTGTTGTATGTACCTAATTATACCCAACATATTGAATAAATATGCCACATTgtgtgtaatatatataatataaacccTAATAACATTCTCAATTCAATTGAGTAGAAGTATATCTGTAAATGATCTAAAAGAAGCTGATTTCTAAATTTAGCCAATAAACAATGAAAGATGATtagacaaaaacaaataaatgaagaatCCAAAAGATGAATATATTCAATTTGCTGATTCATTAGACAAAAACCACactttacaaaaagaaaacaataacaataacaataacaataaaaggAAAGTAACCAATAACTTAAGGAGCAATTTGATTTGTACAGTTGCTCATGTTCAACCAatacccaaaagaaaaagaaaaaaaaaggaaagaagaaattacaATTGAGGCAAAAGTGGAAATTACAAGTGGAACTTTCTCTTAAGTAAGAATCATGCACAATAAAAGCATATcattaaatagtaaaagagGAACCTTAGAGATACCATTAGGGATTCAATGAAACTACTCATAAGAGAGGAACAAATGCATGGCAATGGTGGACGGCAGCTTCcaaatttttaatgaattgCAGGCGGAAAATGCGTAAAATTGAGAGACGATTCTCTACGCCTGACATCAAACTCCATCATGCTTTATGCTTCTTCCTATACTGTTAATCGGAATTGGAATCATCGAAGTCACTTGGGCATGGCGTCATAACCTCGGATTCAAAGAACTGGACTACTCGGTGCATGGTTGGTCGATCATCTGGACTAGAAGAAACACACTGAATAGCAAGCCTTAGCAATGAGTCAAGTGTTTCCGATTGTACTCCTTCACATTGTGGATCAACTATTTCTCGTTGCCTATTCTCCGTGACAAGAAAGTTTAGCTgtaaagaagagaaagggatCAATGATGCAACAAAAAATTGATCTCGTGTAAGCTAATATCCCTTGCAGAAAGATTTGcctaattatcaaaatatagaTCTCTGACAACCAACAAACGCTTGCTGCTGGATACACCATAAGTTTATTACTAGTAAATTGCATAAGTTGTCGAACACCACCTTGATTGATTTTGTCAGATATAACCATGCAAGCATGTCTACAACTCATCAGAGCATTGTACTTTTTGACAACTTTAGAGAGGGACAAAGAGTTAACAAAGTTGAAGAATGAGGATTACAGAAGGAAGATCAAAATTGTGTTAGGCTATTTTCATTATAGAATGTTAGATTCTATTcttgtttatatttagaaGTGCCATACTATTTCTCATCTCTGTTCAAAGTTCCTGAGTCAAAATATTCCAAAGTACTAAAGGAATAGGATGAACTTTTTGTGAGAATGAGTTGAGGGAAAGTGGTGATCTCATCTTGGTTGAGAGGGAGGTCATTTCTAAATTGTTGCACGATCCGTTGGgtatatattcttttcattaGAGTCAAACAAGTGGTGACATCATGTAGTTGTGATTTGTGAGCAAGTATGGTGTCACTCAACGAGGTGCAGAAGAATCAATTGCAAGTAAAGAAGAATTCATGAACCCATAGAAACTCTCATAGCCTTCCATATTTTGAACTTGACGTGTACGTCTTCTTGAGAAGATGGAATTCACGTTCCATTTTGAACCATTAGAATAGTGGCTCTCCCAATATTCTTTTCCGCACGACCTATCTATTAAAAAGGGCATCTTTACTTCCCATCGCCTACTACACAACCTCCCTCCTTgctttattgttttgtaagggtaattctcttttctttccctcAACCTACATTTCTTTGTTACTCTCGAGGTCAAAcctctttaaattttagtattataCATGAATGCTCAAAGACTCCGAGCATGTGCTCCTCATTCCAACCTTCTTTGACCAAGggtcagatttttttttttttctttctagtttgattacttttttctttccttccttggTCGTGTGAGtagatttttttgttggtgTTCTGACCTAGGGAAGTTCCTAAAGTGTTGCCGTTGATTAGATTTCACAATTTTCTCCTTCGATACTCTTTACTCTCCCACAGTTTTCCTACCGAGAATCTGGTTTAAATTCTGAAAGCAGCGAGACACTTTAAGAAGCCACTCTCTAAAATTGAGCCCCTATAATGATCTCATGAAATATGTAAACCTCTATCTGATATCACACAATAAGATGAAAATACGACAATCTCTCTAATGTCCTTGTAGAAAGTGGAATTGCAATAGAAAAGCAATCCACTCAAGGACAAGGCTATCACAAGTAAGagctttcttttactttctttagtGGGTTTGCACGACTATTCTCATAACTTGATCACCTAAACCGACTACATTTAGTCTTCCAGAAAACTGATAAGATATTAAATTCCAAGTAAGTTGCCACCATGAGTTCTACCGCAACGACTAAGCCTTTCCTTCTAAGCTCTTTGATGTCTAGATCAGCCCATATGGTTTTAAAGACAATTTTGACAGATAGAATTCCAGTGAGGATTGACAGGGCTATGTAGTTCCAAAGTTTGATCGAGGACAGACTTGAGAGCTGCTATGTCAGCGACCTCAGTGACACGACACTAATACAAGTGGATACTACGAAAAGCTAGTTATAGCTTACAAATGGATAAATAAATTGTCTCCAAGAAGATATTAAGAGTATACGAGTAGCTATGGGGGAAATTGCATACCCAGCCAACAATGTTCAGGCCTTTTTCAATAAATGATGCATCCGTAGGACGTTTTCCACTCAGTACTTCAAGTACCAGAACTCCAAAACTATATACATCAGTCTTTTCCGTTGCCCTACCACTTTGCATATATTCTGTCAGAACCGAAATTTCAAGAGGtgagagattaaaatataaaaggatAAAAACATGGACTAAACAGAAAGAAATGCATCGAATAAAAGGAAGGCACAAAAATCACAAATTCTGGCTCcactcaaataataaaaagtaaaagataattgCAATAATGTTTTATTGCCAGTACCGAAGAAGACAATTAATATTAGTGCAAATTCATCCCAGGGGCAAGGTTATGAAGTTGAAATCTCTGACTATGCAAATTGTAGATGCTGAAGAATACTATTAAATAACAGAACTCTTAGCATGAATTGAAAGCAAAAAGATCAATTGGAAAAATGGCAGAGCAGCCTTTGGTAATCATTGTTTcaacacaaaaagaaattgtttccCAAACTCAAGAAATTCTAAAGACTGCTTACCAGGGGCCAAATAACCAAATGTTCCGGCAACAATGGTTGTAATGTGAGATTTATCATCATCCAGAAGCTTTGCAAGTCCAAAGTCAGAAACTCGAGCGTCCAGATTACCATCAAGTAAAATGTTGCTTGACTTGATATCCCGATGTATGATTCTGGGTGAACAATCGTGGTGCAAATAGGCAAGCCCTTTTGCTGCTCCCAATATAATATTCAAGCGTGTGTCCCAATCTAATTGCTCAGATCTTTCTGTAATGTTATATGCATgagatatatttaaatgacatactaagaataaaatttaccAAACATGAATTCAAGTAGATACATCATCTAAATTAACGGATAAATGCATAGTTGTCGACTGCATGcctcttttaaagaaaacttgaTGATGTGAGGAAGAAAGTCTCACCATGAAGGGCCTCATCAAGGCTTCCCCCAGATAGATAATCATAAATCAACAGTTTTGATGTGGGAGAGTTGCAATATCCTCTCAAATTAACAAGGTAGCGATGCTTCAAACTTCCAAGAATTTCAAGTTCCCTCTCAAAAAAGTGATCAAACCCCTCATTTAtctttacaatatttttcaaagcAAATACATTGCCATCATCCATTGCAAGCCTGTAAACTGTTCCAAAACCCCCAGAGCCGATTATGTGTTCCTCATTCAAGGTTTCCAACTTCTTCATGATGTCTTTTGAAGAGTATGGCAAGTCTCCATGAAACATCACAACGGATGCACCTGTAGAAGTCAGGCTACGGTCATAGATATGCTAATACGAAGAAACTACGAATACTATTGACATATACAACAAGACACAACAAATAGACAACTGAATATAAAACcataaaattgtaaagaaCAGTACCTCCACCAACATCCTTCGCAAGACCtttcttgtcatttttgcCAAATCGTTTGTAAAGAAAGCAACCCCAGAAACACATAAGAGCAACAAGTAGTAGTGCCCCCACTGTAGCTGATGCACTTATGAGCAGCCGGCCAGAATACTTCCTTCTCATTTGATTTTGGCctacagaaaaagaaaaataggatGCTAAGGACTTAACGACATAAGCTACGAACAACAAAGAATGAATTTCAAAGCTCTCATTTGTATTATATACAAGTGGAGAGCATTTAAGACAggcaaaaaatgaaaagaggcATCGTGATAAtggaaattaaatgatttaCAATCTCGCGAACTATCCATGTACAAAATGACCGATTATCATAATTATCACCTGAGCTTGTGGACTCAGAATTTGTTCCAGATTCGTTATTATCGTCTTTGCAAACAACGTTAACTTGTTTCCCACACAAACCACGATTTCCGACAAAGCTGCAAATCAATGTACTTTCTTGTAAGGTGGTTATTGTATTTGCAGGTCATCAAGAGGAATCAATCCGTCATTGCAATAATGCCTTAATAAGATAGGATGTGTGCTCAAGTAAAGGTTTACTCATAAGGCTTTAAATATGCAGTACTTACGAGGTCTCTGAAAACTTGGAAAGAACACCATCAGAAGGTACTGGtccaattaaaaaatttgaagacacATTGCTGTACAAGAATGCATGCCAGGTGTAAGGGTCAcataatggaaaataaatcTTAAGTACCTATTATTAAACACTACAACAAACATTACAATATAAGGCCACTTACAGGATAGCCAGCTTATCCAAATTCCCAAGGGACGTTGGGATATTTCCACTAAGTGAGTTGCTAGAAACGTCTCTACAAcatcaaaaggaaaaagaacattaaaacCATGTTCTCTAGCAAAAAGTTAAATTCTCATTGCTTTTGTGTCTATTTTGTCTGGGTGTAACAATTcccaaatttatattttagtaacGCAGTAATGGTAAAGTAGCAATAAATAATTGGATATGATTATTTTCTAAGCTAGATATTATAATTGTACATATTCTTGAAAATGATTTACCACTGTGTCTCCTATCCAAGCTCTTCATTTAtaatggttttcttttcaatcaaGTATTATATTATTGGAGACCATTGTAGAGCCAAAGGTATCCTAACTATTGTCTTGCATGATAATGATCAAACTGATGAGAAATTAGAGTCTCAAAATCCCCAAATACCAATTCTTAATTTTGGAGAATCTCTATTAGTACTTCTGGattatgaaatagaaactGTTGGGCTCCTTTAGGTCAAAATAATTCCTTCAAGCcttgaacaaaacaaaaattgaaagatcaTAGAAACATGAGATAAGCAACTTACAACATTTCCAACTCTAAAAGGTTTCCCAGCTCATAGGGAATGACTCCGCTTAGGTAGTTTCTTTGCAAGAACCTGTAGCAGACAGATTATTTACCTAAA
This is a stretch of genomic DNA from Cucumis sativus cultivar 9930 chromosome 4, Cucumber_9930_V3, whole genome shotgun sequence. It encodes these proteins:
- the LOC101205992 gene encoding LRR receptor-like serine/threonine-protein kinase FEI 1; this encodes MGICLVKCSGLLILHVLLLCMAMNKSTGLTPDGAALLSFRMAVASSDGVIFQWRPEDPNPCNWTGVVCDPKTKRVISLKLASHKLSGFIAPELGKLDQLKTLILSDNNLYGTIPSELGNCSQLQGMFLQRNYLSGVIPYELGNLLELEMLDVSSNSLSGNIPTSLGNLDKLAILNVSSNFLIGPVPSDGVLSKFSETSFVGNRGLCGKQVNVVCKDDNNESGTNSESTSSGQNQMRRKYSGRLLISASATVGALLLVALMCFWGCFLYKRFGKNDKKGLAKDVGGGASVVMFHGDLPYSSKDIMKKLETLNEEHIIGSGGFGTVYRLAMDDGNVFALKNIVKINEGFDHFFERELEILGSLKHRYLVNLRGYCNSPTSKLLIYDYLSGGSLDEALHERSEQLDWDTRLNIILGAAKGLAYLHHDCSPRIIHRDIKSSNILLDGNLDARVSDFGLAKLLDDDKSHITTIVAGTFGYLAPEYMQSGRATEKTDVYSFGVLVLEVLSGKRPTDASFIEKGLNIVGWLNFLVTENRQREIVDPQCEGVQSETLDSLLRLAIQCVSSSPDDRPTMHRVVQFFESEVMTPCPSDFDDSNSD